The Pelobates fuscus isolate aPelFus1 chromosome 2, aPelFus1.pri, whole genome shotgun sequence genome has a segment encoding these proteins:
- the TCF23 gene encoding transcription factor 23, producing the protein MECRWTDGEELQGWPNVEYLPTTPTKDGDDKLNEGRKHQTSSWKIKRQKVIKNQTVLSGSEANKLNQMKHYPENAARERTRVRTLRQAFLSLQAALPSVPPDTKLSKLDVLILATSYIAHLTHTLDKDGNLPGSSTTYPQFRRGPGFLHPMKKWPMRARLYGGALEAEVSARCASDKD; encoded by the exons ATGGAATGTAGATGGACTGATGGAGAAGAACTTCAGGGATGGCCCAACGTTGAGTATCTACCAACCACTCCTACCAAGGACGGAGATGACAAACTGAATGAGGGGCGAAAGCACCAGACATCCAGCTGGAAGATAAAGAGACAGAAAGTGATCAAAAACCAGACT GTTTTATCTGGCTCTGAGGCCAACAAATTAAACCAAATGAAGCATTACCCCGAAAATGCAGCCAGAGAGAGAACCCGAGTCCGCACCCTTCGGCAGGCATTTCTGTCCCTCCAGGCCGCACTTCCATCTGTCCCACCTGACACCAAACTGTCTAAACTGGATGTGTTGATCTTGGCCACCAGTTATATTGCCCACCTCACACATACCTTGGACAAGGATGGAAACCTACCTGGCAGTTCAACCACTTACCCCCAGTTCCGCAGGGGCCCTGGATTTCTACACCCTATGAAG AAGTGGCCAATGAGAGCTCGTCTGTATGGTGGTGCTTTGGAAGCCGAGGTGTCTGCCAGATGTGCCTCAGACAAGGACTAA